The proteins below are encoded in one region of Chaetodon trifascialis isolate fChaTrf1 chromosome 11, fChaTrf1.hap1, whole genome shotgun sequence:
- the LOC139338507 gene encoding voltage-dependent calcium channel beta subunit-associated regulatory protein, producing MSNDLPVLTSLTENSTDVPVSAGQVENYVLLLVLLSVFAGGTLVLLSLLLLFCHRCCMGGRRYSRASDDLEKTNTTYAEDSQPTQEITIHLDESDALSASSCHDGESERFVSTGSTGRRVSFNESALYEQKTTQDKARRYTLTEGDFHHLKKARLTHLHLPPAPCDLKILTIMECDSTESSTINISETAAPKLPLTIYQPAERRVPDWMGQSLSGGLPGDPHHSTILDQGPRQAPSAMKAPHTRSQTMEAVGDRGEAESERGMRGELTPAPGQTSVLHFFSKLRRHASLEGAGPYFRRWKFDSSHRAASLDAKGSPKRRPFQRQRAASETTDHTEDDSSPLRDEVIDSFPHTPIQTSGLQSLSAESLSHPATAPMSSIFLSGLKLEAMVEVGASSSARRDLCSPTNDCHAQRQEVATANGTGVEEETKFSAVMRTGATGLEQQSLEDDDLFEPQQESAIQERFEDVLRKTEDIKTDLGASDVRKKSEAEVDDRDEVVLGAEARGRADSGSSLSFMIRQESSEAPPSLYRDIWSLRASLEQYASSDQSSTDRESIRSDADSVSSLGGAGARSGLDSCLSQDLDDEPEGEAEGEMLEGGIRGASGGDSEMGSGAGGESEPGNRKLLQMDSGYASIEAPSRAPEEMRLFGTPGAPRGKTASERRLFFTSSGRKGSVCESIEARLFQEELEDNMRDSTETEEKLKERSQTGSQSLTLQEPYQLLKSFHPQKPPESQSQLISLPMKPIPPPTSPHQPRLRRRDYSIDEKTDALFNEFLRHDPRFDQQDSPLRSRHRSRVHLRKQWQRHKQYSDPGSGAGGRYSPSLERQRFTPLRRGDSAGYPLDTRYHSTLSRIASAADEEASEVAACEEAAKESTESKEPSSEEATGDATESTANTTSEGTDATKSCAESTVEDDGCRVSTEKDTESTTITTVTTQKSYMDPRVDNRNNNSSQAILSEVSLQAESSLTDKLVMSVEERLYSGLRSAEKLGQGGTERVLTVSHTASPGFSPI from the exons GATGTGCCTGTGTCTGCGGGCCAGGTGGAGAACtatgtgctgctgttggtgctgctgaGCGTTTTTGCCGGGGGGACGCTGGTCCTGctctccctgctgctcctcttctgtCACCGCTGCTGCATGGGTGGACGACGCTACTCCAG AGCCAGCGATGACCTTGAGAAGACCAACACCACCTATGCTGAGGATTCTCAGCCCACCCAAG AGATCACCATTCATCTGGATGAATCAGACGCTCTCTCAGCTTCTAGCTGTCATGATGGAGAATCAGAACGATTTGTCTCCACTGGGTCCACTGGCCGCAGAGTCTCCTTCAACGAATCTGCGCTTTACGAACAGAAGACGACTCAGGATAAAGCACGCAG GTACACTCTGACCGAGGGCGACTTCCACCACCTGAAAAAGGCCCGACTGACCCACCTTCACCTGCCTCCGGCCCCGTGTGACCTGAAGATCCTCACCATCATGGAGTGTGACTCAACAGAGAGTAGCACCATCAACATCAGCGAGACTGCAGCCCCCAAACTGCCCCTCACCATCTACCAG CCCGCTGAGAGAAGAGTCCCAGACTGGATGGGACAGAGCCTCAGCGGAGGTCTGCCGGGGGACCCACACCACTCAACCATCCTGGACCAGGGCCCTAGACAGGCCCCATCAGCCATGAAAGCACCACACACACGGTCCCAGACG ATGGAGGCTGTCGGGGACAGGGGAGAGGCTGAGAGCGAAAGGGGGATGAGAGGAGAGTTGACTCCAGCTCCAGGCCAGACTTCAGTTCTACATTTCTTTTCTAAACTGCGGCGCCATGCCAGTCTGGAGGGGGCAGGGCCTTACTTCAGGAGGTGGAAGTTTGACAGCAGTCACCGTGCTGCCAGCCTAGATGCCAAAG GATCCCCGAAGAGAAGGCCcttccagagacagagagcagcaagTGAAACCACCGATCACACTGAAGACGACTCTTCTCCTCTCCGAGATGAGGTCATTGATTCTTTCCCACATACTCCCATCCAGACCAGTGGCCTCCAGTCCCTCTCTGCGGAGTCTCTGTCACACCCTGCCACCGCACCCATGTCCTCAATCTTCCTCAGCGG GCTAAAACTGGAGGCCATGGTGGAGGTAGGTGCTAGCAGCAGTGCCAGAAGAGATCTCTGTTCTCCAACAAATGATTGCCATGCACAGAGGCAAGAGGTGGCCACAGCCAATGGAACAGgtgtagaagaagaaacaaagttcAGTGCAGTTATGAGAACAGGAGCAACGGGACTCGAGCAACAATCGCTAGAAGATGATGACTTGTTTGAGCCACAACAAGAATCTGCCATACAGGAAAGGTTTGAAGATGTGTTAAGGAaaactgaagacataaagacagaCCTCGGGGCATCAGATGTAAGGAAAAAGAGTGAGGCAGAGGTAGATGACAGAGATGAGGTGGTGTTGGGAGCTGAGGCCAGAGGAAGGGCAGACTCAGGCTCATCTCTTTCCTTCATGATTCGCCAGGAGAGCTCGGAGGCTCCGCCCTCCCTGTACAGAGACATTTGGAGCTTGCGAGCTTCTCTGGAGCAATACGCCTCCTCAGACCAGAGCAGCACAGATCGAGAGTCCATCCGCAGTGATGCCGACAGCGTCTCGTCCCTTGGTGGTGCAGGAGCTCGCTCTGGCCTGGACAGTTGCTTGTCCCAAGACCTGGACGATGAGCctgagggagaggcagagggagagatgttGGAGGGAGGAATCAGAGGGGCGTCAGGAGGGGACAGTGAGATGGGAAGTGGAGCCGGAGGAGAGAGTGAGCCAGGGAACCGTAAGCTCCTGCAGATGGACAGTGGCTATGCCTCAATTGAAGCACCATCCAGGGCTCCTGAGGAAATGCGGCTCTTTGGGACTCCTGGAGCTCCTCGAGGGAAGACGGCTTCTGAGAGACGGTTGTTCTTCACCAGTTCTGGGAGGAAAGGTTCAGTGTGCGAGAGCATCGAGGCCAGGCTGtttcaggaggagctggaggacaacATGAGAGACAGcactgagacagaggagaagctAAAGGAGAGATCTCAAACTGGAAGCCAGTCTCTTACCCTTCAAGAACCATATCAACTTCTGAAATCCTTTCATCCCCAGAAACCTCCAGAATCCCAATCACAGCTGATATCTCTGCCAATGAAGCCGATCCCTCCTCCCACTAGTCCTCACCAACCACGTCTCCGCCGCCGTGACTACAGCATCGATGAGAAGACAGACGCTCTTTTCAATGAGTTCCTCCGACACGATCCACGGTTTGACCAGCAGGATTCTCCCCTGCGCTCTAGACACAGATCCAGAGTTCACCTCCGGAAACAGTGGCAGAGACACAAGCAATACAGCGATCCGGGGTCAGGCGCTGGGGGTAGGTACTCCCCATCTTTGGAGAGGCAGAGGTTCACTCCGCTCCGGAGGGGTGACAGCGCTGGTTACCCTCTGGACACCAGGTATCACAGCACACTGTCGCGCATTGCGAGCGCTGCAGATGAAGAAGCCAGTGAGGTTGCGGCTTGTGAGGAAGCAGCcaaagagagcacagagagcaAAGAGCCATCAAGTGAAGAAGCTACAGGGGATGCTACAGAAAGTACAGCCAACACAACCTCTGAAGGCACTGATGCAACAAAGAGTTGTGCAGAGTCGACTGTTGAGGACGACGGCTGCCGAGTTTCTACAGAAAAGGACACAGAAAGCACAACTATAACCACTGTAACCACACAGAAGAGCTACATGGACCCGAGAGTcgacaacagaaacaacaacagcagtcaAGCTATTCTATCAGAGGTTTCCCTGCAGGCAGAGAGCAGCCTGACAGACAAGCTGGTGATGTCAGTGGAGGAGAGGCTGTACAGTGGCCTGCGCAGTGCAGAGAAACTCGGCCAGGGAGGAACGGAGCGCGTGCTTACGGTGTCTCACACAGCCTCGCCTGGCTTCAGCCCCATATAA
- the stk11 gene encoding serine/threonine-protein kinase STK11, which yields MSTSELHHLDYLNENELMEMDTFIHRIDSTEVIYQPRRKRAKLIGKYLMGDLLGEGSYGKVKEMLDSETLCRRAVKILKKKKLRRIPNGEANVKKEIQLLRRLQHKNVIQLVDVLYNEEKQKMYMVMEYCVCGMQEMLDSVPEKRFPVFQAHGYFCQLLDGLEYLHSQGIVHKDIKPGNLLLTTDGALKISDLGVAEALHPFAEDDTCRTSQGSPAFQPPEIANGLDTFSGFKVDIWSAGVTLYNITTSLYPFEGDNIYKLFENIGKGDYTIPEECGPLLSDLLRGMLEYDPAKRFSIQNIRQHNWVRKKHPPSEPPVPIPASAESRDPWRSMTVVPYLEDLHGYTEEDDDELYDGEDEIIYTQDFTVPGQVAEEDRDQGHTDHSPALAKPVCVNGTEGGSLNSKAKAERRSSSSSNPSRKGVSTASKIRKLSTCKQQ from the exons ATGAGTACCAGCGAGCTGCATCATCTTGACTAtctaaatgaaaatgaactgaTGGAGATGGATACTTTCATTCACCGCATTGACTCTACAGAGGTGATCTACCAGCCACGGAGGAAGAGGGCAAAGCTGATAGGAAAGTACTTGATGGGAGATCTGCTAGGGGAGGGATCTTATGGCAAAGTGAAAGAGATGctggactcagagacactttgTCGTAGGGCTGTAAAAatactgaagaagaagaagctgaggaGGATTCCCAATGGAGAAGCCAATGTGAAAAA GGAGATTCAGCTGCTAAGAAGACTCCAACACAAGAATGTGATTCAGTTGGTGGATGTGCTCTACAatgaagagaagcagaaaat GTATATGGTAATGGAGTATTGCGTTTGTGGGATGCAAGAAATGCTGGACAGCGTCCCAGAAAAAAGGTTTCCAGTATTTCAAGCTCACGG GTACTTTTGCCAACTCTTAGATGGCCTTGAATATTTGCACAGCCAGGGAATAGTTCACAAAGACATTAAACCAGGGAATCTGCTGCTGACCACAGACGGGGCACTTAAAATCTCCGACCTGGGGGTAGCAGAG GCCCTTCACCCATTTGCAGAGGATGACACGTGTCGCACCAGTCAGGGCTCTCCAGCCTTCCAGCCTCCAGAGATTGCCAATGGACTGGACACCTTTTCAGGTTTTAAAGTGGACATTTGGTCCGCTGGAGTAACACT ATACAACATTACAACGAGTCTGTATCCGTTTGAGGGGGACAACATCTATAAGCTATTTGAGAACATTGGAAAAGGAGACTACACTATTCCCGAGGAGTGTGGACCCCTCCTGTCGGACCTGCTGCGAG gaatGCTTGAGTATGACCCTGCAAAGAGGTTCTCCATACAGAACATAAGGCAACACAA CTGGGTGCGTAAGAAACACCCTCCGTCTGAGCCCCCTGTGCCCATCCCTGCCAGCGCAGAGAGCAGGGATCCTTGGCGGAGTATGACAGTGGTTCCCTACCTGGAGGATCTGCACGGTTACACAGAGGAGGACGACGACGAGCTCTACGACGGAGAGGATGAGATCATATACACTCAGGACTTCACAGTGCCAG GACAAGTGGCTGAAGAAGATCGGGATCAGGGGCACACAGACCACAGTCCTGCTCTTGCCAAGCCAGTTTGTGTGAATGGGACAGAGGGGGGGTCTCTGAACAGCAAGGCCAAAGCAGAGCGTcgatcctcctcttcatccaacCCCTCACGTAAAGGAGTCTCCACAGCCAGCAAGATCCGTAAGCTCTCCACCTGCAAACAGCAATga
- the sugp1 gene encoding SURP and G-patch domain-containing protein 1 isoform X2 → MESGDAGRGGWKSKPAQPQKNKMNMNILHQEKLIAQKKKEIEARMAEQAKMNVQTTSKPLLPSSPSLQGASSNKFANDGSFLQQFMKMQKEKSNNASGSSSDTKTPSTSSPGGNTLQKKSILVGKRPGLGVSSMLSQFKNYSQTKKNPVLSQRPNVFCSPNGDDEEEEDDYPGFLEMKVSPPEDSDTRLIIDKMASFVAEGGPELEERAKEDYRDNPVFSFLYDKSSMDHHYYKKRVADFRKTLLRPENASDNVSPPVDAETQQVAKKLARFVAEGGPEVEAIAAERHRDNPAFSFLSDHQSPAHRFYKEKVQEYRAASSQSSSLSAAELGTDLLRPAMPPLPGIPPPLNLSSLPLIQEAETPPVKRKRKSRWGSEDDKVELPIPPIVVPQEINVPDPNAPSLSAQELRGLGYKKGKPLGLVGVTELSDDQKRQLKEQQEMQEMYDMIMKHKRAMAEMQVMWEKAIRDHQHEYDSDEEVDQQAGTWEHRLRKMEMEKTREWAESLTEMGKGKHFIGDFLPPEELEKFMETFKALKEGRDPDYSEYKEFKLTVENLGFRMLLKMGWKEGDGLGSDGQGIKAPVNKGTTAMNGAGFGVERPAALTKSDDEYDAFRKRMMLAYRFRPNPLNNPRRPYY, encoded by the exons CAAGCCAAAATGAACGTCCAAACCACAAGCAAACCCCTGCTTCCAAG CTCTCCCAGTCTTCAAGGCGCTTCCTCAAACAAGTTTGCGAATGATGGCAGCTTCTTACAGCAGTTCATGAAGATGCAGAAGGAGAAATCCAACAATGCGTCCG GTTCCAGCAGTGATACCAAAACTCCCTCAACGTCATCACCAGGAggaaacacactgcaaaaaaagagCATTCTTGTTGGCAAGCGACCTGGCCTTGGAGTCAGTAGCATGCTCAGTCAGTTCAAGAACTACTCACAGACCAAGAAGAATCCAGTCCTCAGCCAGAGGCCGAATGTGTTTTGTTCTCCAAATGGTGacgatgaggaagaagaggatgattACCCCGGATTCTTAGAGATGAAAG TCTCTCCCCCAGAGGATTCAGACACCAGACTCATTATTGACAAGATGGCCTCTTTTGTGGCGGAGGGAGGACCTGAGCTGGAGGAAAGGGCCAAGGAGGACTACAGGGACAACCCTGTTTTCTC ATTTTTATATGATAAGAGCAGCATGGATCATCACTACTACAAGAAAAGAGTTGCAGATTTTAGAAAGACTTTGCTAAGACCTGAGAATGCATCAGATAATG TCTCCCCCCCAGTGGACGCAGAAACCCAGCAAGTGGCTAAGAAGCTGGCCAGGTTTGTGGCGGAGGGTGGTCCCGAGGTGGAAGCCATCGCTGCTGAGCGCCACCGAGACAACCCTGCCTTCAG TTTTTTAAGTGACCACCAAAGTCCAGCCCACCGCTTCTACAAAGAGAAAGTACAGGAGTATCGTGCTGCGTCCTCTCAGAGCTCGTCGCTTTCAGCAGCAGAGTTGGGGACAGACCTTCTGCGACCAGCTATGCCGCCATTACCAGGAATCCCTCCACCGCTGAACCTCAGTTCTCTACCCCTTATTCAAGAGGCAGAAACTCCACCTGTCAAACGGAAGAGGAAGAGTAGATGGGGCTCTGAGGATGACAAAGTCGAGTTGCCCATTCCTCCCATCGTTGTTCCTCAGGAAATTAATGTTCCAGACCCTAACGCACCCTCGCTCTCTG CCCAGGAGCTAAGGGGTCTCGGTTATAAGAAGGGAAAGCCTCTTGGTCTGGTAGGAGTGACAGAACTATCTGATGACCAGAAAAGACAACTCAAAGAACAACAAGAG ATGCAAGAGATGTATGACATGATCATGAAGCACAAACGTGCAATGGCAGAGATGCAGGTGATGTGGGAGAAGGCCATAAGAGACCACCAACATGAATACgacagtgatgaagaggtgGACCAGCAGGCAGGCACCTGGGAGCATCGTCTCCGAAAGATGGAAATGGAGAAGACCCGTG AGTGGGCTGAATCTCTGACAGAAATGGGTAAAGGGAAACACTTCATTGGCGACTTCCTGCCCcctgaggagctggagaagttCATGGAGACCTTCAAGGCACTCAAG GAGGGCCGGGATCCAGACTACTCAGAATACAAAGAGTTTAAGTTGACCGTGGAGAATCTTGGTTTCCGAATGCTTTTGAAAATGGGCTGGAAGGAGGGTGACGGCCTCGGCAGTGACGGACAGGGAATCAAGGCCCCCGTCAACAA GGGAACGACCGCCATGAACGGAGCAGGGTTTGGAGTTGAACGTCCAGCCGCACTCACGAAAAGTGACGATGAATATGATGCTTTTAGAAAGAGGATGATGCTTGCGTACCGCTTCAGGCCCAACCCCCTG AATAATCCACGGAGACCATATTACTGA
- the sugp1 gene encoding SURP and G-patch domain-containing protein 1 isoform X1: MESGDAGRGGWKSKPAQPQKNKMNMNILHQEKLIAQKKKEIEARMAEQAKMNVQTTSKPLLPSSSPSLQGASSNKFANDGSFLQQFMKMQKEKSNNASGSSSDTKTPSTSSPGGNTLQKKSILVGKRPGLGVSSMLSQFKNYSQTKKNPVLSQRPNVFCSPNGDDEEEEDDYPGFLEMKVSPPEDSDTRLIIDKMASFVAEGGPELEERAKEDYRDNPVFSFLYDKSSMDHHYYKKRVADFRKTLLRPENASDNVSPPVDAETQQVAKKLARFVAEGGPEVEAIAAERHRDNPAFSFLSDHQSPAHRFYKEKVQEYRAASSQSSSLSAAELGTDLLRPAMPPLPGIPPPLNLSSLPLIQEAETPPVKRKRKSRWGSEDDKVELPIPPIVVPQEINVPDPNAPSLSAQELRGLGYKKGKPLGLVGVTELSDDQKRQLKEQQEMQEMYDMIMKHKRAMAEMQVMWEKAIRDHQHEYDSDEEVDQQAGTWEHRLRKMEMEKTREWAESLTEMGKGKHFIGDFLPPEELEKFMETFKALKEGRDPDYSEYKEFKLTVENLGFRMLLKMGWKEGDGLGSDGQGIKAPVNKGTTAMNGAGFGVERPAALTKSDDEYDAFRKRMMLAYRFRPNPLNNPRRPYY, encoded by the exons CAAGCCAAAATGAACGTCCAAACCACAAGCAAACCCCTGCTTCCAAG CAGCTCTCCCAGTCTTCAAGGCGCTTCCTCAAACAAGTTTGCGAATGATGGCAGCTTCTTACAGCAGTTCATGAAGATGCAGAAGGAGAAATCCAACAATGCGTCCG GTTCCAGCAGTGATACCAAAACTCCCTCAACGTCATCACCAGGAggaaacacactgcaaaaaaagagCATTCTTGTTGGCAAGCGACCTGGCCTTGGAGTCAGTAGCATGCTCAGTCAGTTCAAGAACTACTCACAGACCAAGAAGAATCCAGTCCTCAGCCAGAGGCCGAATGTGTTTTGTTCTCCAAATGGTGacgatgaggaagaagaggatgattACCCCGGATTCTTAGAGATGAAAG TCTCTCCCCCAGAGGATTCAGACACCAGACTCATTATTGACAAGATGGCCTCTTTTGTGGCGGAGGGAGGACCTGAGCTGGAGGAAAGGGCCAAGGAGGACTACAGGGACAACCCTGTTTTCTC ATTTTTATATGATAAGAGCAGCATGGATCATCACTACTACAAGAAAAGAGTTGCAGATTTTAGAAAGACTTTGCTAAGACCTGAGAATGCATCAGATAATG TCTCCCCCCCAGTGGACGCAGAAACCCAGCAAGTGGCTAAGAAGCTGGCCAGGTTTGTGGCGGAGGGTGGTCCCGAGGTGGAAGCCATCGCTGCTGAGCGCCACCGAGACAACCCTGCCTTCAG TTTTTTAAGTGACCACCAAAGTCCAGCCCACCGCTTCTACAAAGAGAAAGTACAGGAGTATCGTGCTGCGTCCTCTCAGAGCTCGTCGCTTTCAGCAGCAGAGTTGGGGACAGACCTTCTGCGACCAGCTATGCCGCCATTACCAGGAATCCCTCCACCGCTGAACCTCAGTTCTCTACCCCTTATTCAAGAGGCAGAAACTCCACCTGTCAAACGGAAGAGGAAGAGTAGATGGGGCTCTGAGGATGACAAAGTCGAGTTGCCCATTCCTCCCATCGTTGTTCCTCAGGAAATTAATGTTCCAGACCCTAACGCACCCTCGCTCTCTG CCCAGGAGCTAAGGGGTCTCGGTTATAAGAAGGGAAAGCCTCTTGGTCTGGTAGGAGTGACAGAACTATCTGATGACCAGAAAAGACAACTCAAAGAACAACAAGAG ATGCAAGAGATGTATGACATGATCATGAAGCACAAACGTGCAATGGCAGAGATGCAGGTGATGTGGGAGAAGGCCATAAGAGACCACCAACATGAATACgacagtgatgaagaggtgGACCAGCAGGCAGGCACCTGGGAGCATCGTCTCCGAAAGATGGAAATGGAGAAGACCCGTG AGTGGGCTGAATCTCTGACAGAAATGGGTAAAGGGAAACACTTCATTGGCGACTTCCTGCCCcctgaggagctggagaagttCATGGAGACCTTCAAGGCACTCAAG GAGGGCCGGGATCCAGACTACTCAGAATACAAAGAGTTTAAGTTGACCGTGGAGAATCTTGGTTTCCGAATGCTTTTGAAAATGGGCTGGAAGGAGGGTGACGGCCTCGGCAGTGACGGACAGGGAATCAAGGCCCCCGTCAACAA GGGAACGACCGCCATGAACGGAGCAGGGTTTGGAGTTGAACGTCCAGCCGCACTCACGAAAAGTGACGATGAATATGATGCTTTTAGAAAGAGGATGATGCTTGCGTACCGCTTCAGGCCCAACCCCCTG AATAATCCACGGAGACCATATTACTGA